A portion of the Drosophila sechellia strain sech25 chromosome 2R, ASM438219v1, whole genome shotgun sequence genome contains these proteins:
- the LOC6608065 gene encoding uncharacterized protein LOC6608065: MDETVDEAAFNANIGRIARSTLLHDAEQSIHRELIDYAVASCRLFYIQDASAWKEWNTRNEAFRDLTAKEVCHLFLTEVLPQLDNYQLPEIAQKRLKLLDLHPFFRRVDQGYQYTPDCDLAARFVVQPQKHFIQPEDIKKMKKGDSLKRCQTVLMESDEMEQKTCVGYRSKVTLESAVLFSVLLSTNHELSIGKMLDMSEIHERLRRAKQSFEDTARVTPFRTNIDDLISDLDVCAKVKSKLCRVISDCKKY, encoded by the exons ATGGACGAAACTGTGGACGAAGCAGCGTTTAATGCCAATATCGGCCGTATTGCTCGATCTACGCTTTTGCACGATGCTGAACAGTCGATCCACAGGGAGTTGATCGACTACGCTGTGGCGTCATGCCGCCTGTTTTACATTCAGGATGCTTCAGCCTGGAAGGAATGGAACACCAGGAACGAGGCTTTCAGGGATCTCACTGCCAAGGAAGTGTGCCATTTATTCCTAACCGAAGTTCTGCCCCAACTGGACAACTATCAGCTTCCGGAGATTGCCCAAAAACGCCTCAAGCTTCTGGATCTGCATCCGTTCTTCAGGCGCGTTGACCAAGGCTACCAGTATACTCCGGATTGTGACCTTGCAGCTCGATTTGTAGTCCAGCCCCAAAAGCATTTTATCCAACCTGAAGATATCAAGAAGATGAAG AAAGGCGATTCACTGAAAAGATGTCAAACCGTGCTCATGGAAAGCGATGAAATGGAGCAGAAAACCTGCGTTGGGTATCGAAGCAAAGTCACCCTGGAGTCCGCCGTTCTCTTCTCGGTACTATTGTCCACCAACCATGAGCTTTCTATTGGGAAGATGCTCGATATGAGTGAGATTCACGAAAGACTGCGGCGCGCCAAACAGTCATTCGAGGATACTGCTAGAGTAACTCCGTTCCGAACGAACATTGATGACCTAATCTCCGATTTGGATGTCTGTGCTAAGGTCAAGTCAAAGCTTTGTCGAGTAATAAGTGATTGTAAAAAGTACTAG